AGTTTCGCAGGATCCCTACTTCAGCGGCGACGAGATACAGGCTAAATTTTATGATGCTATCCGCCTTTTACCCCCCAGACAGCAACTGGTCTTTAACCTAAAGTATTTCGAAGAACTCAAATATGAAGAAATATCGGATATCTTAAATGTTTCAACCGGCGCTTTAAAAGCTTCCTATCATCATGCAGTCAAAAAAATCATGAACTTTCTCGACCCGGGTTAAACCTTTCGGTAATGATCCGGTCAAAACAATACATTTATGAATAATAAAACAGGAAATAGTATTAATAAAGAGAATGACCTACCGGTTGTTTTAAAAGAACTGAAGGATGCTGAAGTCTTCAAAACACCGGAGGGATACTTCGGAAATTTTGCCGAACGCGTATCAGCCAGGATAAACGAAACTCCGGTAAGAAAAGTTTGGTGGGGATTTCGCATATCCCGTGTTGCCGCCCTTATCGTGATCATGATCATGATCGGAGGAGGGATAGCAGGTTTATGGTATGGATCATCACAAAGGCAGCTTTCAGAAGACTCTTATTACCATCATTATATAGAATTATCGGATATCCAGGAAAGCGATCTTTTGTATGAATTCATGGATTATGAGGACCTCGACTACACCAATCTCATTACTGAAGAAGATCAGGATGCTATCCTGGACCAGATACTTGCTGACAATCATATTGAAAAGCTATTCCTGGATGACAAATAAACCTTAAATATGAAAACACACTTGATCAACAAAGTATGGTTTGCTGTTCTTGCTCTATGTATCACAGCAACCGCAGTACAGGGACAAACGGAAGAAGAACCCCGGCCCAGGCCTGACAGGGAATCAATTGGCAGATCCTGGGAGGTGATGCAAGCCATAAAAATCTCGTATCTCGAGAAAAACCTCAATTTAACGGATGAAGAAGCCGACACTTTCTGGCCTTTGTACCATGAGTATGAAAGGAAAAAGAAAAACGTATTTAAAGATATGCTGAGCGAAAAGCCCGACACGGAAAGCATTGCCAAAATGAGTGATGAGGAAATAAAGACCCTGGTTATGAAAAAAATTGCCTATGACCAGGAATTGCTCGACATGGAAAAAGCCTTTTATGAAAATCTATTCAAGGTTTTACCTGCTCAAAAAATCGCCAGGTATTATCATGCAGAAAAAAATTATAAAAGACACCTGATCGACAAGATGCCTCATGGTCCGCGTCCCGGGCCTGATAAGCCGCCCAGGGACTAATTACCTTCCTGCCATTTCTGGAACTGGGGCAACAGGCTAACCGTTGATTCATCCGGTTGCATGATGGAAGTCACCAGCCTGAGAACAGATTCCTTCTCCGGCCAAAAGACAACCGGCATGACTTCACCGCCATACTCCCCGTTCGATGCAAGATATTCCTCGCCATCGAAGGTGCTTTTTATACAAAACATATACGGCCCCATGTCTTTATGACGATATAAGCGTGCACCTTCAAGGCTGGAAAACTCAACCACAACTTCAGCGCAAAGAACACCGTCTTCCTCAAAAAGCCTCTTTTCTATATTTGTAGCCATGGGATAATCCTGTTCCAACTGCTCTCCGACATAATATGTCTTGATCATTTCGGCAAAATCGGTTTCCGACATATCCTGCCCGTCTTCCATGCTCGACATAATGTTGAAATACTTGATGGTCAGCTTCCCTGAATTTGCCCCGGTGAACTCAAAGGTATATTCTTTCTTTTCAACCGTAAGGCAACTGCTCAAAATAACCGACATCAGCAGTATAATACCAAGAAACGACATAATCTTTTTCATAGGGAAGGATTTAGGTTACCGAAGATATTTAATTGTAATTTTGACATAAAAATAACACATATTTAACCATCTGATCATAATTGCTTAAAATAATTTATCCGTATGAAAATTTCCGTTGAGATTAGCTTCTATCCACTAAACCGTGAGTACGTCCCCCCTATCCGGTCATTTATCGACAGAATCAGGAAAAACAAGGCGCTGACCGCCAGAACCAACGGCATGAGTACACAGATATTCGGTGAATATGATGAAGTGATGGATACTCTGAAGCAGGAGATCAGGGAATCATTCCTGGAACCGCATTGCGTATTCGTAATGAAAGTAGTCAATGCTGATTTGGATGTGGCAACGGAAAATCGCTGATGAACGAAACGATATCCTGGATTTCAGGAAACTATATTGAATTAATAGCAGCGGCGCTGGGACTGGTGGCCATCATCCTTCAGATCAGACAGCATATCCTGTACTGGCCTGTTAGTATAGTTTTGGTAAGCCTTTATATTTATGTTTACATCCATGCCAAATTGTATGCCGACATGTCACTGCAGGTATATTATCTTGGAATAAGCTTTTATGGATGGTATCATTGGGCTTTTGGAAAAAGAAATGGCACGGGAGAGAAGTTACCTGTCAGCTTTGCCTCCCTGAAAGTCATGATGGTTTCATTGGTGGTCGCTGTAGTATTGTTTTGGACAATCTCGGCAATACTCATTCACTATACCGATTCCGACCTTCCCTATTGGGATGCCTTTACAACAGCCCTCAGTTTCGTTGCAACCTGGATGCTTGCCCGGAAGATTATCGAAAACTGGCTGGTTTGGATTGTAGTTGATGCAGTATCGGTTGGAATCTATATTTACAAGGGCCTCTACCCTACTGCCATATTATTCACCGTGCTAACCATACTGGCCATAGCCGGTTATATTTCCTGGAGGAAAGATGCAGCGAGACAAGGATAAAACAATCAGGATAGCCATTACAGGACCAGAGTCGACCGGAAAATCTGAGTTGGCCAAAACACTTGCACAACATTACAGTACCCTGTGGGTGCCTGAATATGCCCGGGAATACCTGGAAAATATCCATCGCCCCTATAATGAAGATGATATTCTGCTCATTGCAAAAGAACAGAAGATAAGGGAAGACAAAACCCTTAGAATGGCTAAAAGATTCCTTTTCTGTGACACAGAAGCTTTGGTCACAAAAATCTGGAGCATAGTCAAATACGGTCATTGTGATCCCTGGATCCTGGATCAGATAAATTCAAATCCACACGATCTGTATTTACTATGCAACATCGACCTTCCCTGGGAAGAAGACCCGCTCAGGGAGCACCCAGATAAACGGGAATACCTCTTTAACCTTTACGTGAATGAACTGAAGGTAAACAAGCTCCCTTACGGATTGGTTTCAGGTTTTGGTGTTAACAGGCTGCAAAACGCAATTAATATTATTGAGCAAGCGTTTTAGTTTTTTATTTTTGCAGGTATATCACTTAAAAATAAGCATGGATCAACGCACAACCGCCCCTAAGCCACATGTTTTATATTTGCCGAGATGGTACCCCCACCGTTACGATCCAATGCCCGGACTTTTCATCGAACGTCATGGTATCTCCGTTTCCACTTACTTCAGAGTAAGCGTTTTATATATCCATCAGGATGAAATGATCAGCAACGGTAAAGCTGAGATCATCGAAAGTTCGGATGAAATGTTAAACGTGGTAAAGATATATTATCCTAAATCGAAAACAGGCATCGGCGTTCTGGACAAATTACTGAATATCTGCAATTTTCATAAATATCACAGAAAAGGCATAAACCTCATTTCCAAACGGCACGGAAAACCCAACCTCATACATGTTCATGTACTTACCCGGCACGGGATCATTGCCTTATTGCAAAAATGGAGACAGGGTATACCTTATGTGATTACAGAACATTGGACCCGTTATCTTCCCCTTACCAATTCGTACAGGGGCTTTCTCAGGAAAATAGCAACCCGGATGGTGGCCGCGAATGCCTCTGCTATCATGCCCGTTTCTGAAAATCTTCGTGATGCCATGATTGATTGCGGCATCAAAAACAGAAACTACATTGTGATTCCAAATGTAGTGGACATGAAAATGTTCAGAATCCAAAAAAAGGAAAAAGACAGAATGATCAAGAGGATAATCCATGTTTCCTGTTTCGACGACCGCCAGAAGAATATCAGCGGGATATTGCGGGTGTTAAAACGCATGCTTGAAGAGAGGGACGACTTCGCATGCGACATGGTGGGTGATGGCATTGATTATCAAAATCTCCTGGAATATGCTTCAGAACTGAAATTGCCTAAGGAAAGGGTTGTCTTTTATGGATTGAAAGAAAATGCAGAACTTGCTGGTTTAATGGCTCAGGCGGATTTTATGGTTATGTTCAGCAACTACGAAAACCTGCCTGTGGTGATCCTGGAAAGCTATGCATGCGGTGTTCCTGTGCTGTCGTCCGATGTTGGCGGAATTAAGGAACATCTCAACACCGATCTTGGAATACTTATTCGTGCCCGTGACGAAGAAGCATTATACCGGGAAATGAATTACATGCTCAACAACCTTGAAAAATACGATCCCGATAAACTCCGGAAATACGCAATTAATCATTTCAGTAACGAAGTTATCGGAGATCATCTCCGGAGAGTATATGAGTCAGCCATAAAA
This region of Bacteroidota bacterium genomic DNA includes:
- a CDS encoding glycosyltransferase, translating into MDQRTTAPKPHVLYLPRWYPHRYDPMPGLFIERHGISVSTYFRVSVLYIHQDEMISNGKAEIIESSDEMLNVVKIYYPKSKTGIGVLDKLLNICNFHKYHRKGINLISKRHGKPNLIHVHVLTRHGIIALLQKWRQGIPYVITEHWTRYLPLTNSYRGFLRKIATRMVAANASAIMPVSENLRDAMIDCGIKNRNYIVIPNVVDMKMFRIQKKEKDRMIKRIIHVSCFDDRQKNISGILRVLKRMLEERDDFACDMVGDGIDYQNLLEYASELKLPKERVVFYGLKENAELAGLMAQADFMVMFSNYENLPVVILESYACGVPVLSSDVGGIKEHLNTDLGILIRARDEEALYREMNYMLNNLEKYDPDKLRKYAINHFSNEVIGDHLRRVYESAIK
- a CDS encoding ATP-binding protein, giving the protein MQRDKDKTIRIAITGPESTGKSELAKTLAQHYSTLWVPEYAREYLENIHRPYNEDDILLIAKEQKIREDKTLRMAKRFLFCDTEALVTKIWSIVKYGHCDPWILDQINSNPHDLYLLCNIDLPWEEDPLREHPDKREYLFNLYVNELKVNKLPYGLVSGFGVNRLQNAINIIEQAF
- the pnuC gene encoding nicotinamide riboside transporter PnuC — its product is MNETISWISGNYIELIAAALGLVAIILQIRQHILYWPVSIVLVSLYIYVYIHAKLYADMSLQVYYLGISFYGWYHWAFGKRNGTGEKLPVSFASLKVMMVSLVVAVVLFWTISAILIHYTDSDLPYWDAFTTALSFVATWMLARKIIENWLVWIVVDAVSVGIYIYKGLYPTAILFTVLTILAIAGYISWRKDAARQG